The genomic region AACCCACTAAACAAATGCCCGCTGTTTACCAATAAACCTATCAACGGAAGTACAATGGCAATGGGAATTTTCCAAGCTAATTGATATTTCTGCCAAATAGCCGCCTTTTTTGTTGCAAGAATAAAAACGCTTCTAACTAAGAAAAAAAAAACCAAGGCGGCAATAATTGGCAGCAGCAGCATAGCATAAATATTAAAAACAATAAATTCCTCACTGATCAATCGCCGTAATGGAAGTATGATTAGAGGGAATAAATAACCCGCAACAGGGACACTCATTGCAATTAAAAAATTTACCCAGGCTCTGTGATCTTTCGTTTCAGGTGTAAAGTACACAACCAAAACAAATAATGAATAGGCAAGTGTCGGCATTAAAATGTGCCAACGTAAATGAAAATATTCCCCGAAATCATCCATCGCGGAACACTAAACGGAATTATTTCTGAGAAAAAAATATTAAATAAATAAATAAATGAAATATAACAAAACAGGGCGACAAAGCAATACCAAGCAGAAATATTCTGCTTTTTGAATGTAAGATAAACGGCATAAGCAAAATTCAACAAGCCCAAAATTCCCAATGCCAATCCAAAATATTTCCAAAGTTGGATAGTATTTTCGTCTAATAATGTTTTGATAATATTGAACTGCCCAAAGAAAAGAATAAACAGCACTACAATAGGTAGCGTGTTGATGATGAAAAGCCATTTCGGATTAAGTAAGTTTCGCATGGTGTTGTTTGTGTTTTAAAAGGTTTTCTGTCAGATAATAAGCCAAAATAAGAAATGAAAAGTTGATAATGATGCCCACTGCTTCGTGAATAATTGAGTGTAGTTTTACAGGTAAAAATTTTTCCGCCTGAGTTTGAACAACCACAGAAGCAGTTATCCGTGAAGTGTTTACAAAAATTGTCAGCAAATAAGCACCAACAAAAACACCCGGAATACTTAGCGTTTTTTGCAAGGGTTTATCAAGGTATTTTACTACCGGATAGGTAAAAACAAGAAAGCATAAAACCCAGTAATTAAACCCCGAACAGGATTTGTCAATAAGGATATTGAGTTGGTCGTGATAAAATCCCTTGTCTGCAAGATAAACAGAATGCGAGCCGGTCAGTAACCCGACAAGTGTGTCAGTTGGTTTGAGCAGAAAAATCAGGTTGTCATTATCAGCAAGCGTAAAGTAAATTTCAGCAAAATAAAAAGCCCTGCTGCCGTCAAATAATATGGTATATTTTTGTTGGTCTGCACAGTGTTAGTAATATGGCTATTTCAATTATAGATTGATTTTTCCACTTTTAGTTGCTTTGTAAGGCACTTATTCAATGATTTTTATATAATATCATTTTTTTTGGTTATTATGAAAATGAGTCGTCAGAAAGAACGTGTTGATTTTTGGTGGGTAGGTTCGCTGAAAATGAAAAGTTGCTGGCAGATTTTATTTTGTCAAAAGTTGGCTAAATAGTTTGTTGTACATTTTTATGTATTAATTTTTTTGGTGCAAAGAACCTTTTCAGTAGCCACGCTTTTTATCCGTTTTGCAGCTCAAATATGGTTATTTCAGGTCTTACGTTGAATCTCACTTGCCACAAATGCCCCAATGCTCTGTTGATATACAATTTTCTGTCGTTGCTTAACTCAAATTGCCCTGCGGAATACTTTTTGTTTTTTTACGGGAAGCATCGGCGGTGGCAGAAAGGGCGGCTTCACTTGTCCGCCGTGTGTATGCCCTGACAATATCCAGCTATTGTAGTTGCCCCAAACATCTAAGTCGCAAACGTCAGGATTATGACACAATACAATGTTTGCTTGGGAGGGGTCAAAATTATTCATCGCTTTTTCGGGATTGAAGTTGAGTCCCCAGAAGTCGTCTAAGCCGATAAAATTTAATCCCTTTAATGCTGTGCTTTCGTTTCTTAATACTGAAATGCCGTTACGAAGGAGCATTTCCGAAATTTTGTCTGCCACTGCATTTTGTGACCAATTTCGTCCGTAGTCGTGATTACCCAAAATGCCGATAGTTCCAATTTTTCCTTTAACTGCATTGCTCAATACTTCTTCTAAACTCGCATATTGAACTTCGTCTTTATGGGTGCTTATATAGTCTCCTGTATATACAACAAAATCGGGGTTCAATTTTTTTGCTTTCGTAAAAGAATCAATGATAAAATGATAGTCAAATCTCCTTCCGATATGAATATCGCTTATTTGCATAAGAGTTTTACCGACTAAATCTTTGGGCAAGTTCTTAATCGGCATTTTTACTTTCACAAACTCCAACCATAGCGGCTCAATTTGCCAAGCATACAAACCACCGAAAAGACTTGTTCCTGTTAATCCCCAAAATATTCTTTTTATAAATTCTCGTTTGTTCATAGTGTGTTTTTTTCTAAAATAAGCTACTAAGGGTTTTGCGATAACTTTTCGGGTGCGATGCCGTTTTATAGCTTTTCGACTTCATTTTTTGTCAAACCCGTCAGTTTGATAATATCGTCTGTCGAAAGCCCCATTGATTTAGCTTTTTTAGCAACTTCAATTTTTCCTTCAATCTTTCCTTCAACCTTTCCCTCAATCTTTCCCTCAATTTTTCCTTCAACCTTTCCCTCATCAAAAGCGGTGTCAATAACATTTTTTAAATCGCGATAGCTTTTCAAACTGTTTTCATAGCTGTCCAACTCTGTTTGGCTGAATTTCGCCAACTCAGCTTTTCAAAAGCCTTTTCAATTACATCATCTTTGAAAATAGCGGAATATCCTGAAAATCCTCTAAATTTTTAATAAAATACAACCATTTATCCAAACTGGTGCTTAGATTTTCTTCCTTGCTTTTGAAATTCGGCATTTCGAGGTAGATATAAGTGAGCTTATCATAAAAACTTTTCCGTTTTTTGATTTTTCAGTTTGATGGTATGTACCACCTCGCTTTTTCGGGTTCGTTTTCATAGTCATCAAAGGTAAAATCTAAAATACCAA from Sphingobacteriales bacterium harbors:
- the xrtK gene encoding exosortase K, with the protein product MLFDGSRAFYFAEIYFTLADNDNLIFLLKPTDTLVGLLTGSHSVYLADKGFYHDQLNILIDKSCSGFNYWVLCFLVFTYPVVKYLDKPLQKTLSIPGVFVGAYLLTIFVNTSRITASVVVQTQAEKFLPVKLHSIIHEAVGIIINFSFLILAYYLTENLLKHKQHHAKLT